From the genome of Odocoileus virginianus isolate 20LAN1187 ecotype Illinois chromosome 16, Ovbor_1.2, whole genome shotgun sequence, one region includes:
- the WHAMM gene encoding WASP homolog-associated protein with actin, membranes and microtubules, with the protein MEDEQPDSLEGWVPVREDLFAEPERHQLRFLVAWNDVEGKFAVTCHDRTAQRRRGRKGSQQGPELAPEAAGPPPSWAGLLSAAGLRGAHRQLAALWPPLERCFPLLPPELDAGGGGAWGLGFGLWTLVWPAPAGPSEAALQELCGQLERYLGQAADGCGGAAVRDALFPGQGCAADCESTREFRERALRARRDEASARLRQLLQGHEKANTMVALMHVYREEDEVYQELVTATTMFFQYLLQPFRDMRELATSCKLAILKSLDEDDLGPKRIVALQKEAKEWTRQAEEAIVSIQDITVNYFEKTVEALAGMKKQMAQDEKRFGQAAWATATPRLEKLKLMLARETLQLMRAKELCLNHRRTEIRDRMEDLPEQEKKINIIDDLELQYYEVQLELYEVKFEILKYEEILLVTQLDSIKRLIKDKQDEVIYYDPCESPEELTVMDGVMGLQEGKQLEVGVLSRQCQQLESKRGSICARRARLRNRKDQCKENHRLRLQQAEERIKYFHQHHSVQRKRDKKKEEEQKKREWINQERQKTLQRLRAFKERCPGQPVLKSSRSQPVTSDLRNGLPKQTPLPTSQMTAVLHPSSRKTRSAPLSEVSTVKTPEREDCAGDSPVPTFVPAGDQTHSTSSEELSLPPSPPPPPPPPPPPPPPPLPLPAQPFSSQPAHHRNLRFEPSVKDDQPLPLVCESPTESPRGPTDSFSGPGSMDEVLASLRHGRTLPQKVQAPALPPPRASVNEHILAAIRQGVKLKKVHPAPGPSLSSKPTSDLEKSIKAALQRIKRVSADSEEEEEEGDEQGPHEWDH; encoded by the exons ATGGAGGACGAGCAGCCCGACAGCTTGGAGGGCTGGGTGCCGGTCCGTGAGGACCTCTTCGCCGAGCCCGAGCGGCACCAGCTGCGCTTCCTGGTGGCCTGGAATGATGTGGAGGGCAAGTTCGCCGTGACTTGTCACGACCGCACGGCGCAGCGACGGCGGGGGCGCAAGGGGAGCCAGCAGGGGCCCGAACTCGCGCCCGAGGCCGCCGGGCCCCCGCCCAGTTGGGCGGGCCTACTCTCGGCCGCCGGGCTCCGCGGCGCGCACCGGCAGCTGGCAGCGCTGTGGCCGCCGCTCGAGCGCTGCTTCCCGCTGTTGCCGCCGGAGCTAGAtgcgggcggcggcggggcctggggcctggggttcGGGCTGTGGACGCTGGTGTGGCCGGCGCCCGCGGGCCCGAGCGAGGCGGCGCTGCAGGAGCTGTGCGGGCAGCTGGAACGCTACCTCGGCCAGGCGGCCGACGGCTGCGGCGGCGCGGCTGTGCGCGACGCGCTCTTCCCGGGCCAGGGCTGCGCGGCCGACTGCGAGAGCACGCGAGAATTCCGGGAGCGAGCCCTGCGCGCGCGGCGCGACGAGGCGAGCGCGCGGCTGCGCCAG TTGCTTCAAGGGCATGAAAAAGCCAACACCATGGTAGCATTAATGCATGTGTATCGAGAGGAAGATGAAGTGTACCAGGAATTAGTTACTGCGACAACCATGTTCTTCCAGTATTTACTGCAGCCTTTCAGGGACATGAGAGAACTTGCAACTTCATGTAAGCTTGCTATTTTG AAGTCCTTGGATGAGGATGATCTGGGTCCTAAAAGGATAGTTGCCCTGCAGAAGGAAGCCAAAGAATGGACCAGACAGGCTGAAGAAGCTATAGTCTCTATTCAAGATATTACagtgaattattttgaaaaaacgGTAGAAGCATTAGcag GAATGAAGAAACAGATGGCTCAGGATGAGAAGAGATTCGGCCAGGCTGCCTGGGCCACAGCAACTCCCAGGTTGGAAAAACTCAAGCTGATGTTAGCCCGGGAGACTCTACAACTcatgagagccaaagaactgtgTTTAAATCACAGGAGAACTGAAATTCGGGACAGG ATGGAAGATCTtccagaacaagaaaaaaaaataaacattatagaTGACTTAGAATTACAATATTATGAAGTTCAATTAGAATTATATGAGGTTAAATTTGagatattaaaatatgaagaaatacttCTTGTTACACAGTTGGACTCCATTAAAAGACttataaaag ATAAACAGGATGAAGTGATCTACTACGACCCATGTGAAAGTCCAGAGGAACTGACGGTCATGGATGGTGTAATGGGGCTACAGGAGGGGAAGCAACTGGAGGTGGGGGTGCTCAGCCGGCAGTGCCAGCAGCTGGAGTCAAAGCGGGGCAGCATCTGTGCCAGGAGAGCCCGTCTCAGGAACAGAAAG gatcaatgcaaagaaaatcaTCGACTCAGATTGCAACAGgctgaagaaagaataaaatattttcatcagcaCCACAGTGTTCAGAGG aaaagagacaagaaaaaagaggaggagcaaaagaaaagagagtGGATAAACCAAGAACGCCAAAAAACCCTCCAACGATTAAGAGCATTTAAAGAG agatgTCCAGGCCAGCCTGTCCTAAAGAGCTCTCGCTCACAACCTGTGACTTCAGACCTGCGGAACGGACTACCCAAGCAGACACCCCTGCCGACTTCTCAGATGACAGCCGTGCTCCATCCATCCTCTAGGAAAACCAGAAGCGCTCCCTTATCTGAAGTCAGTACTGTGAAAACCCCTGAGCGTGAAGACTGTGCTGGAGACAGCCCTGTCCCGACTTTTGTTCCAGCTGGTGACCAAACACATTCCACGTCAAGTGAAGAACTGTCACTGCCGCCGTCACCACCCCCTCCGCCTCCCCCgccacctcctccccctccaccaccactGCCCCTCCCTGCTCAGCCCTTTTCTTCTCAACCTGCACATCATCGGAATTTACGCTTCGAGCCTTCAGTGAAAGATGATCAGCCGCTTCCACTAGTGTGTGAATCACCCACTGAGAGCCCACGTGGTCCCACAGACAGTTTTAGTGGcccag GGTCGATGGACGAGGTGCTGGCCTCCCTAAGGCACGGCAGGACCCTTCCCCAGAAGGTGCAGGCGCCCGCTTTGCCCCCTCCCCGAGCCTCAGTCAACGAGCACATTCTGGCTGCCATAAGGCAGGGGGTCAAACTGAAGAAGGTCCACCCTGCCCCTGGCCCGAGCCTCAGCAGTAAACCTACCAGCGACTTGGAGAAGAGCATCAAGGCAGCGCTGCAGAGAATCAAGAGGGTGTCTGCTGACtcggaggaagaggaggaggaaggcgaTGAGCAGGGCCCCCACGAGTGGGATCATTAG